A genomic region of Sideroxydans sp. CL21 contains the following coding sequences:
- a CDS encoding glutathione S-transferase N-terminal domain-containing protein, which yields MKLIGSNTSPYVRKARLVLLEKKIPHAYVIDPPSEPTSQVYSVNPLGRIPALILDDGTCVFDSPVIAEYADTLNDTPILIPRNDALARMRVKRGEALADGIMDSAIVVRMERIRPPEKQEQGNIDMHNLAVTRALAHIADQLGQREWCEGKSITLADLALVSALAYLDLRQPERDWRGTHPNLAAWFSRLSARPSVQTSLAG from the coding sequence ATGAAACTGATCGGCTCGAACACCAGTCCCTACGTGCGCAAAGCACGTCTGGTGTTGCTGGAAAAAAAGATCCCGCACGCTTATGTGATCGACCCGCCGAGCGAACCGACCAGCCAGGTGTATAGCGTCAATCCGCTCGGGCGCATCCCGGCGCTGATCCTCGACGACGGCACTTGCGTGTTCGATTCGCCCGTGATCGCCGAATACGCCGATACGCTGAACGACACGCCCATCCTGATCCCGCGCAACGATGCGCTGGCGAGGATGCGCGTCAAACGCGGGGAAGCGCTCGCAGACGGCATCATGGATTCGGCCATCGTCGTGCGCATGGAACGCATCCGCCCGCCCGAGAAGCAGGAGCAGGGCAACATCGACATGCATAATCTGGCCGTCACCCGCGCGCTTGCCCACATTGCCGACCAACTGGGGCAGCGTGAATGGTGCGAGGGCAAAAGCATCACGCTGGCCGACCTGGCACTGGTGAGTGCACTGGCCTATCTCGATCTGCGTCAACCCGAACGCGACTGGCGCGGCACGCATCCTAACCTGGCTGCATGGTTCAGCCGCCTCAGTGCTCGTCCGAGCGTTCAAACCTCACTGGCAGGATAA